The nucleotide sequence TCTTACTATATATGTGGGCGTCTTAATGTTGAGAAGTTTTATTTCATCATGAAATATATCCGCTATTTTTTTTGTCAATTCGTTTACGGATATTCCTTTACTTTTAGCTTCTTCAATTGCTTTATCTTCAATATCTGTAAAATTCATTAATCTCGTCACATTATAACCCATGTATTCCAAATATCTTTGGAGTATATCCTCAAATAAAAACGTTCTATAGTTACCAATATGTGGCTTCCTATATATAGAAGGTCCACATGTGAACATTTTAATTTCTTTTGATATGGGTATATCTAACTTATCAATTTTTTTACTCAAACTATTGTAAAAAGATAAATTTGAAGTAGTTTCATAGCTCATGAATTGGTTATGTCAAACAAATATAAAAACATACCTAAATAAAAAATATATTAAGACACTTTAAGAGTCTCAGATGCAATATTTATATCCTCAGAACTTTGTATAGCCTTTAAAAATAATTTACTTAAATCACTATAAACTTTCCTTCTTTCCCTTACTTCAACAATGTATCTTACATTGAAATTAATCCAATTGTCTGTTAGAGATATATAGACTTCTGGGACAACTGCTTTATTAGATAGGTAATATTTATTACTTAATTCAGAGATTTCTTTTTCAGCATTTATAACAATTTCTTTTGTATATTCTTTTACAATTCCTTCAATTAGTATTATGGCTTTCTCCCAATTACTCTCGTAAGATATTGGGATTTCAATCTCATCCCAAATGTATTTATTGTCCTTAGTATAATTATTGACAGTTGCATATAATATTTGGCCATTTGGAATTATAGACAATCTCCCTGTAGGTTGATCTGAAGATACCCATTCTCTTATCTCAAGTAAAGTTGTATTCAAGATTCCGATATCAATTACATCCCCATATTTGCCTTTGATTTCAATTCTATCGCCTACACTATATTCTCTAGTCACGAATAATACTATTCCTCCAACAAAATTCTTAAAAAATTCTTGTAAGGAGATTGCTACACCCGCGGCAAAAAGACCGTACGATATAACTAATGTTTGAGTATCTTGAACCCAAATTCTAATAATTATTGTGGCGGTGAGTATTATATAAAGTACATATATCGTTTTTTTAAATGAATATCTTGTTTTAGAATCCTTAATTTTATTTGAAATATTATCCTGAAAAAAATATTTAAAAATGAGATATGTTAATGTTATTGTTAAAAAACTATAATATATTTTATTAAGTATTATGTTGGTATAATCAATAAGGTAAAACAGCAAAGATAAAAATATAATTACAAACAAAATAAAGTAGAAGATTTTTTTCATATATACTATTTAATAAATAAAATTTATATGCTTTTCTTTATATTCTCTAAGAGAAAAAAATACTATATTTTTTGAAGTTTTTTGGATTGATAAAAATATCTTCTCATATTATTCAAAAACTTGTATTTCTTTTGTTTTTTTAACAAAATCTCCGAATTTACCTTCAAATCTAGTAGCTCTGATATCTTTGTCATCTATGTAATGGTAATTTCCGCCTCTTGGTTTTCCAAAAATAATATTGTGGTACTTAAATCCATGATCTTCCAACCATTTAACAGTTACGTCTCTTTCTTTTTCAGTTCTAGAAGTAAAAAACGTGATAATGTGCCCTTCCTCATACCACTTATTAATAGTTGCCTTTGCATTAGGAATTTCATTGGCTGTTGACATTCTTTCAGGCTCTTCATTAGGTATATCATCACAAATAACTCCATCTATATCTATAATGAAGTTTTTTAATCCTTCTAGGAGACGCGGGCTTGTTTTTTTTCCATTTGAACCAATGTGTTCTCTAAGATATTTCATTTATTTACCTCGCTAACATATATAATAAAAATTATACAATACTATTTATAGGTTATTATTATCTATAATTAGTTCATCTTGAAATATATACTCTAATTTATAGTCTTAAACTTTTAATACTAATGTTTCTTTTAATATATAAAGTTCTAATATTAAATCAATAATGTATGGAGATATTATGACTTACAAATTATTTATTTTGCTTATTTTTTTAATTATAATGGCTTGTTGTTTAAGCATTGAAAATAATACTCAAGATTCAACTTCTCTTTTAAAATATTATGATATTCAATATGATTCAATAAAGGGGGTCGATCCAAAGCTCAATAGTTTGGACATATATACAACAAATTCAGAAGAATTAAAACCAATTATGATTTATGTGCACGGTGGAGCGTGGAGATTAGGAGATAAAACTAGTGTAGGTCTAAAACCGCTTGCATTTACAGAAAAAGGATTTATTTTTATATCAATTAATTATAGGCTTTCTCCTAACGCTAAATTTCCGGTTCATGTACAAGACGTTGGAAAGGCTATAGCTTGGATTTATGCCAATGCAGAAAATTATGGAGGGGATAAAAAACAAATATATTTAATGGGCCATTCTGCTGGGGCCCACCTTGTAACTTTGGTATCGACAGATGAAAGGTACTTAAAAGAGAATAGTTTGAATCTTAATAACATAAAAGGGGTTATATCCCTCGATGCAGTTTATGATTTAGATCTTTTGTATAAAACCTATAATAATATACCTGAAGCATATATTCTTACGTTTGGAAAAGATCCTGAATTCTTAATATATTCTTCTCCTGTAACCTATGTGGAAAAAGATAAGGATATACCTCCAATGTTTATAGCATACTCTGGCGGCGGATTAGTTGGATCTTTGAGAAATAGAGATATACAATCAGAGAATTTTGTTAATAAATTGAGAGAATTTAATTTTTATTCAGAGCTAGTACCTACTTTAGACAAATCACACATGAGTATTAATAGTGATTTTGGTAATCAAAATGATTATTTAACAGGTAAAGCGTTTGAGTTTCTTGAACGTATTCAGAATAATTAATTTCAGAAAAAGATTTACTAAAAAGAAATATTTACATTTTGATTCAGTTAATCTCTTCTCTTCTGATCTGGGCATATTTTTTTAATATATCTCTCTCTTCAGATGTTAAATTCTTTGGAATTTCCACTTTTATTCTTACAAGTAGATCTCCAGTTCCAAATCCTCTAAGTTTTGGCATTCCTTTAGCTTTTAGTCTTAATATGGTATCCGGCTGTGTTCCAGGAGGAACTTTAACGTTTGCTTTTCCATCAATTGTGGGTACGGATAAAGAGCACCCCAACGCAGCTTGGGCCATACTAATTGATTGGGAATAAACTAAATCAGCTCCTTCTCTCTTGAAATTACTATGCGGAAGAACTCTAATTTCAACATATAAATCTCCAGGTGGCCCCCCAAGAGATCCCATCTCACCTTCTTGGGACACTCTAAGAGTCGTTCCGTCTTCAATTCCTTTAGGTATATCGATATTGATAGTTTTTTCTCCACGTACACTGCCACTGCCACCACATTTAGGGCACTTCTCTACTATAACTTTTCCCCTTCCACCACAAGTGTTGCATGCAGTTACTGTTGCAAATGTACCAAAAACAGTTTCTCTTCTAGCTTGGACCCTTCCAGAGCCCCCACAAGCAGGACATACTTTTGGTGGCGATCCGCCTTTTGAACCAGATCCTTGACAATCGGAGCATTTTAATCCTTTGTTCATCTTAAGAGATTTTTTTGTTCCTGTATATGCCTCTTCAAGTGTTATAGATATGCCTGTTTTTAGATCTCTGCCTCTTTGTGGTCTATAAGTGCCACCTCTTTGGCCAGAAGATCCGAAGAATATATCAAATATTGAATCGCCGAAACCTCCTCCGCCAAATCCTCCACCAAAAATATCTTCTAAATCTGAAAAATGAGTAAAATTACTCCATTCAAATCCTTCTCTACCGAATTGACTATTTACGCCTGCGTGACCATATTTATCATAATTAGTTTTTTTATTTTTATCCATTAAGACTTCATATGCTTCAGAAATCTCTTTGAACTTTTCTTCGGCGGATTTATCCCCTTTATTGAGATCAGGATGATATTTTTTAGCAAGTCTCCTGTAAGCTTTTTTTATTTCTTCATCAGTAGCGTTTTTTGTTATTTCTAGAACTTCATAGTAATCTCTTTTAGCCATCCTAAAACCTCAAAAATTAAAATAAAAAATAAATTAATCTTTTTTATCTTCGTCTGTTACCTCAAAATCAGCATCGTAGACATTATCGCCAGTATTTGTTTGGCCTTCTGTTTTTGGCTCTTCGCTTGGTTGTTCCTGTGCACTTTGTGTTTGCTGGTAGATTTTAGCACTTACTTCGTACATTGATTTTGAAAGTTTTTCTGTCTTTTCGTTTATTTCTTGAGGATTGTTGCTATTCATAGCATTCTTTAGTTCTGTAATTAATCCTTCTAATTCAGATTTTTTAGATACTTCTATCTTATCCCCGAAATCTTTTATTGCTTTTTCAGTTGTGTAAATCACTGTATCAGCCTGATTTCTAGCTTCTATCAGTTCTTTCTTCTTAATATCATCCTGGGCATGAACTTCTGCTTCTTTCTTTAGATTTTCAATTTCGCTCTTTGACAGATTAGCTGAAGCCTGAATTGTAATGCTCTGTTCCTTTCCAGTTCCCTTGTCTTTAGCAGTAACGTTTAGAATTCCATTCGCATCTATATCAAATGTAACCTCTATCTGAGGGATGCCTCTTGGAGCAGGAGGTATTCCACTTAATGTAAATTTACCAAGTGTATGGTTGTCAGCTGCAATTGGCCTTTCTCCTTGGAGTACATGTATCTCTACTGAAGACTGGTTGTCTGTTGCTGTGGAGAATACTTCACTTTTCTTTGTAGGAATAGTTGTATTCCTATCTATCAATTTTGTGAATACTCCTCCCAAAGTTTCTATTCCTAATGATAGTGGTGTAACGTCGAGAAGAAGTACATCTTTTACTTCTCCTTTTAATACTCCTCCCTGGATTCCTGCACCAATTGCTACACATTCATCAGGGTTAATGTCTCTTCTTGGCTCTTTTGCAAAGTACTGTTTTACATAGTTGTATACTTGAGGCATTCTTGTTGATCCGCCAACAAGTAGAATTGAGTCAATATCCTCTGGCTCTACTTTGGCATCGGTCATTGCTTGTTGGATTGGCTTCATAGTTCTTTCTAAAAGATCTTTAGTCATAGCTTCAAATTTAGATCTTGATAGAGAAAGTTCTAAATGCTTTGGCCCAGTTTCGTCTGCAGTTAGATACGGAAGATTAATTGAAGTTTCGGCCAATCCTGATAACTCAATTTTTGCCTTCTCTGCAGCTTCTTTTAATCTTTGCATTGCCATTTTGTCTTTAGTTATGTCTTTTCCATACTGTTTCTTATATTCCTCAACTAGCCATTCCACGATACGCTGATCCCAGTCATCTCCGCCAAGGTGTGTGTCACCATTTGTTGACTTTACTTCAAATACTCCATCTCCAATCTCTAGGATTGAAACATCAAAGGTACCACCACCAAGGTCATAAACAAGAACTGTTTGCTCATGCTGCTTATCAAGCCCATAAGCAAGAGTCGCTGCTGTAGGCTCATTTATAATCCTCAATACTTTCAAACCTGCAATTTCTCCTGCATCTTTGGTAGCTTTTCTCTGTGAATCGTTAAAGTAAGCAGGCACAGTTATTACAGCTTCCGTAATCTTTTCTCCAAGATAAGCTTCGGCATCATCTTTCATTTTTTTGAGTATTTTTGCAGATAGTTCTTCAGGTGTGTAGTCTTTTCCGCCCAAAACTATCCTTACTTCTTGGTTATTACCGGGCGTAATTGTGTATTGGATAATCCTCTTTTCACTGTCTACTTCATCATATCTTCTTCCAATGAATCTCTTAACAGAGTAAGCAGTATTCTCAGGATTCGAAACAATCTGATTTTTTGCAACTCTGCCTACTAGCCATTCCCCTTTGGAGGAAACTCCTACAACTGAAGGAGTAGTTCTTCCCCCCTCTGCGTTTGGAATTACTAGAGGTTGACCTTTATCCATTACAGCCATACATGAATTTGTTGTTCCTAAATCAATTCCTAAAACTTTTCCCATTATATCCACCTCATTTACTATAATATTATTATCCTAATTACTCATTTTTTGTTACTTTTACTCTTGAGGGTCTTATCACCCTATCATTCAATATATATCCTTTTTGAAACTCTTCCACTACCCTATTGTGCTCTGATTCCTCAGAACATACTGTAGCCAACGCTTCATGGTAGAATGGATCAAATTCCTTTCCCAAACATTCTATTTCACATAACCCATGAGAGCTCAGCACATCTTTAAGATCTTTATAAATAAGTTCAATTCCTTTGAGAACTTCTTCTTTAGGTAGAGTTTCTTTTTCAGACTCCTTATAGGCTTTTATTCCTCTTTCTATGTGGTCAAGTACATTTAATATTCCTATTATTACTTCCTGCAAAGCATATTTTCTCGTATCTTCTTTTTCTTTTTCTGTTCTTTTTCTAAGATTTTGAAAATCCGCTTCACTTCTTAGAAATCGGTCATAAGTATCTTTTAACTTTGATTCACTTTCTGAAAGCTGTTTCTCTAATTCAGATAATTTATTTTGAAGCTCAGTTATTATGTCTTCATTATTATCAATGATTCCAGTTTCTTCTTCCATTTGCTCACCTATAATTTTTTATAGAGTTTATTCTCCATTGGGAAGCCAAAGCAGTTGTCCATATATGTTGCAGCTTTCTCGAGTCTTTCAAAGAGTCTATCAAAATCCCCTCTTATCTCCATCATTGTTCTAGTTAGATTTCCACCTCGGAGAGTATAATTTCGTCCGCTTTTTCTTAGTAGGCCGCATTCAATTAATTTGTTAAGCTGATTGATTACAGCACCACGAGACATGGATAGTTCTTCAGCCAATTCTGTACTTGAAACACCGTATCTACAATCAGATTTTTCTACTATGACTCTAAAGACTGTAATTGCCGTCTTGTTTACGTCTCTTCCAGTTACAATTCCTAGAGATTCGCAAACCCATTCAATGTATTCTGTCGGAGAGTCCTCAAAAGGAGCGTCTAAATCCCTTACAACGACCCTCATAGGACAGCTTCGTGAAACGGCCACTTAAGTTCACCTGAAGTTAATCTAATCAATCCATTTATAAGAGTTTCGGTTATGCTTATTTTGTCGAAATGATACTGAACAATAAAAATATTATTCATATCTTAATACTGACAATGGCCTTATTTTTGAAGTGTTGTATGCAGGTATAATCGAAGCAATCACAGATACAACTAACGACAAGAAGAATATACCTCCAAGTATTAATGGACTAATTGGTGTGCCCTCTATTTGAAGTATAAGAGAGAGCCCAAAGAAAGCAAAATACAGAATAACTAAAGATAAAATACCGCCTACTACACCAATTGCTAAGTTTTCTATAGCAAGATTTTTTAGTACGGTAAAGTTACTTGCGCCAATTGCTTTCATTATTCCTATTTCCCTCTTTCTATCAATTATAGAAAGATACATAGTGTTAGATATAACTATAATAGCAACAAAAAGGGAAAACGAGGCAAGTAAGGATATTGGAATTACAACTTGATCTATTAGTCTATTCACTATGGATAATACTTCAGAGGATTCAAATACATAATATTCTGGTGAAAACATAGCTTTGGTCTTCTTAGATAAGGCAGGTGCTTGACCCTCTTTAGCTATCACGCTCAAAGTATAAGTATAAATATCTGGAAAAGTTCCCTTAAGTGCTGAATAAGGGATTATAATATCTGATTCCTTATTGAAGGGGCCTTCTCTAATATCTTGGATAACAAATGTTTTCATATATTCATTTTCTTCTAAGGTAATTGAATCTCCAATCTTAAGTCTAAATGATTCTGCCAATCTTTTTGAAATAATAATTTCCTCACTACCGTAAGGTCCGAAATATTCAACTTCTACGTCTAATCCTACAATGTTTACACTCGTCTTAGATAGAATTGGTATTAATTTTGACTGATCTTCAGGCAATAATTTTGCATAATCTGATAATTTTACGCCATTAACTTCGAGTATATTAAACTCCTTATTTGAAGATGATCGTCTAATTCTATCTTGTGTTTCTATAGATGTAATAATTCCTAAATTAGAAGAAGGTGGACCACCCCCTTGAAAACTCGGCGCATAAACCCCAACAATCTTCATGTCAAAATAGTAATCGTTATATCTAAAGGTAATGGTATCCCCTACTCCAAACCCAAAAGTATCAACGCATTGTGTGGAAACAATTATATTATTTTTACCTATGTCCTCTTTTCCAAGGAGCCTCCCCCCTACAGTCTTAAAAGTAACAGGATTAAGTGGATTAAACTCTATATTTCTCCCGCCCAAATTTACATTGATGCATCTTTCTTCTGCCTTTATTCTCTTCTCTTCAGTAAAATCACTAATATATCGAGATATTGGTTTACCATTGACTTTATCGATATTTAAATTAAATCCAGAGAATTCATCAGTTGTTTTGTATACTGTTTTGACTTCTTCCATCAACAACAATCTCTCTTCCATATCAGAAATCTTTGAATCTGGTATGCCGTTTATTTGAATATCGTAATCTGCAAATGAAGAAAATGCATCAGCTACAAAATCTTTGAGACCTTCTCCAGTAGTAAGAACTCCCCCAACGCTGCCGAGTCCAATTGCGATTGCCAAAAGAGCTGTTGCTACTGTCCAATGATTTCTTTCAATACTTCTTAATCCTAACTTAAGTGAAACAAAATTAAAAGTTGGGAATCTAGAAACTAGTTTAATGATATATCTTGAAACAATTGTAAATATGAACATTAAAAATATTAATCCAAATACGCCCAGTACAATTAATAAAGAGCGCAAATTCAAGTATAATATTCCTCCAAAAACTATGAAAGATATAAAAACTATTTTTATAAATCCCCAATCTCTATAAAATGGCTTTTCGCCTTCCATATCTTTGAGAACTATGATTGGCCTTATTTGACTACCAATGTAAGCGGGTACTATCTGAAAAGTCAATACGGAAAATACACCTACTAAAAAACCGTACAGTAAAATAAATGGGTCTATGACTAAACGTAAAGCTGTATTGAACAATCCTTCTGCAATAAGAACAAGTTGGGTTGATATTATTATCCCAAGAATAACGCCTAAAATACTTCCACTGATACCTAAAAACAACGCCTCAAAGAGAAAAAAATTAATAACTTGAGAACTTTTAATACCTACGGCTTTCATTGTTCCTATTTCTTTTTTTCTCTCTTTCATTGATATAAACATCGTAGTAATTATACCAATTGCACCTACAAGAAGTGCTATAATTCCCGCGAGACCAAAAAACTGCAGTACAGGCCTTAGAGTATCAATAGTTGCTTCATTTTGCTCTATATAATTTGTAAGAGTTATCTGATATTTATTCCTGTCTATTAGCTGATTTTGAATTGATCTTTCGGCTTCGTACATCAAGGAATCATTTTGTGTTTTAATGAATATGCTAGAAGCATCTTTTTCTTCTAGTTCAAGAAGTTCCATTATTGTTTCATGTTTTATTATCCCTACCCCAAATATATCGGCGACACCGCCCCCTTCCTTCACTATCCCCACTACTTTGAATTCGGTTCGACCATTGTCGGATAAAACAGGTAGGGTGTCTCCAACTTTTAATTTAAGATTTTGGGCCAATATGTCATTTACAGCAATATCATATGGCTCTTTAATTAGGGTATTGAATTTTACTCCTTTGGGCTCAATTACGGGAATTTCGTCGTATAACGGATACTTTCCTGTTTCTATGCCTCTTAACCCCAAAAAAGTCTGAGTAACCCCTTCCCTTTGTATATCTGTTCCTCTTACAGTATCTATAATGTATGTGTAATCTTCAATGGTTCCCGTATCCCTTAATCCTATAATAAAATCTTCAGTTTCTCGAAAATCAAAATCACCAGTCCTAAATCCCACAGGTTCCATATCAAGCCTTAGATCTCCTCCAAAATAGTATTTTACGCTACTCTGAAGAGTGAAATTAACAGAATTGCCCATGAGACTAATGGCTACTATAGATGCTATGCTAATTGCTATTGCAAGTAAAGAAAAAAGTGTTCTTTGTTTTCTTCTTAATAGGGAGGTAGAAGCATATTTTGAATATATGCTAATTTTTGAGTTTTCCAACATTTTTCTCCCGTTCCAATCTGCCATCTCTGATATATATAACACGGTCAGCTATATTTGCCACTTCATCCGAATGTGTAACCAAAAAAATAGTAGAACCAAAATCATCTCTTAATTTTTGAAATAAATTTAATATCTTATTTTCAGTCTTAGAATCCAAGTTACCTGTAGGTTCATCGCCAAACAATATTTTCGGATTATTTATTAATGCTCTTGCAATAGCCACCCTTTGCTGTTCTCCACCGCTCATCTCAGTTGGCTTGTTATTTCTTCTATGGCTAAGTCCAACTATTTCCAATAGTTCTTCAGGATCCTTTTTTGTTCCCTTGACAAAATATGACGGCAACATTACATTTTCAATTGCTGTAAGTGTTGAAACTAAATTATATGCTTGAAAGACAAATCCAATTTTTTTACCCCTAATTTCTGCAAGTTTACTTTCCGGAAGTCTTGTTATATCAATTCCGTCGATTAGAATCTTCCCTGATGTTGGTAAATCTAAACCTCCAAGAATCCCTAGAAGGGTACTTTTACCAGATCCAGATGGCCCCATTAAAGCAACTATTTCGCCCTTTTTTACAGTAAGATCTATCCCGCGCAAGATGGGAATTTGTACATTACCAAGAGTATAGCATTTATAAAGTGCCCTTGCATCAATTACTGGAGATTCCATTTTTTAATACCCTCTAAGGATTTCAATTTATTGGCCAGATGCTTCTTTAGAAGATCCTTCTTTTTTTGATTTTCTCCTTTTTCTGTAGAAATATATTCCGCCGATAATTATGGCCAATATTAGTATTGGAACAATTAAACCTGCTATGGCTTGTCCAGCTGTTGCTTGAGGAATAGCATTTACGGAAATAAAGAATTCTTTTTCATTTGTATGAGATCCTTTATCGTCATTGTATGTGACAATGAGTTTACATTTAACTTCTCCACTACTGGCACCGGAATTTAAGGCAAATACACCGTTTGCGTAATCATCTTTTTGAATCTTACCAAGGTATGCTTCACTGTCTCCTACAAATGGAGATTCTATTTTTAGTTTAACATTATCTGCATCAGTTGTACCAATATTTTCTATTTTTAAGGTTAAGACAAAAGGCTGATTTTGAACAATCCTAGTTGGGTCGGTAGTTCTTCTACCAAGTTCCAATTGTGGAGTTCCAGATATTTTTAAACCAAGAACTTCGTTTTGTGTATGTGTGACTCCTAGATTATCCTGAAAAGTTAGAACTAAAGTCATTATATGGTTTTTTGGAGTTGTATTTTTCCCTATAGATAAATCGTAAGAAGCAACAACGTATTCACTGCTTCTAACATCTTGGAATGTTTTTGTTAAAGAAGATGAAACGGGAACAATTTCTGGATCATTTGTGTCCAATGTGACTTTCAACCACTGTAATCTGTTACCGCCAACATTTTTCAATCTAAGATTAAGATTGAAAACTGTACCAGGGTCAACAGTTGTGCCTTTAACTCCATTGATTGCGAAATCATCTACACTAACTAGAGTATCGCCAATAACTTTAATCTCTACCTCTTCTTGATAATTCCCTCTGTTTGTTTCGATAATAACAGGTATTTTGTAATTTCCATAAGCAGCTCCACTGTCAACGTCAATTACAAAGAAAGCACCTTTAGGGATAGTCGTAAGATTCCCAATTACAAATTGATCAGATTCTTTATTTGAAGCTGAAAATGGGGAAGAAAGGTCCAAATATACCTTTACAGTTTGAAACTCTAGAGAGGTTTCATTATTAATAGTAACTGTAACGAGATTATTTTCAGTGCCTGCTTTAAGGGAAGACCCCTGAGCCACTATAATATCAAAATTCTTATCAGATGCTGAAACATACATACCTGTTGCCAAAAGCAACATTCCAATCATTAAATAAGTTATTATTTTCATAACATCACTTTAAACTATCTTGAGATTTTTAGAATTATTCTTTTTATATATTTTTCGACTATTTCCGCTTAAATATTGGATTTAATTAATTTTTCAATTTCCATTGCGATTGATTTACCTACACCATTTATCTTCAATAATCCTTTTAATCCTTCATTTATATATATCGTACTTATGCTCTCATCAAGTTCATCTATTTCCCTTGCCGCTTTTCTATATGCCCATTCTTTATATCGTTCTCTCCCCTCCAATTGAATCTCTCTGGCTTTTAGAAATAATTTTTCTGATACTTTTTTGTTAATTTGATACTCTATAGGAAAATAATCTATAGGTCGTGTAATATGGTTTTGAAGTTTATATTTTTGACAATATTTCGAGACTATTTTATGGGTTTTAATATTGACTTGTGAATATAG is from Methanofastidiosum sp. and encodes:
- a CDS encoding ABC transporter ATP-binding protein, with translation MESPVIDARALYKCYTLGNVQIPILRGIDLTVKKGEIVALMGPSGSGKSTLLGILGGLDLPTSGKILIDGIDITRLPESKLAEIRGKKIGFVFQAYNLVSTLTAIENVMLPSYFVKGTKKDPEELLEIVGLSHRRNNKPTEMSGGEQQRVAIARALINNPKILFGDEPTGNLDSKTENKILNLFQKLRDDFGSTIFLVTHSDEVANIADRVIYIRDGRLEREKNVGKLKN
- a CDS encoding FtsX-like permease family protein, which codes for MENSKISIYSKYASTSLLRRKQRTLFSLLAIAISIASIVAISLMGNSVNFTLQSSVKYYFGGDLRLDMEPVGFRTGDFDFRETEDFIIGLRDTGTIEDYTYIIDTVRGTDIQREGVTQTFLGLRGIETGKYPLYDEIPVIEPKGVKFNTLIKEPYDIAVNDILAQNLKLKVGDTLPVLSDNGRTEFKVVGIVKEGGGVADIFGVGIIKHETIMELLELEEKDASSIFIKTQNDSLMYEAERSIQNQLIDRNKYQITLTNYIEQNEATIDTLRPVLQFFGLAGIIALLVGAIGIITTMFISMKERKKEIGTMKAVGIKSSQVINFFLFEALFLGISGSILGVILGIIISTQLVLIAEGLFNTALRLVIDPFILLYGFLVGVFSVLTFQIVPAYIGSQIRPIIVLKDMEGEKPFYRDWGFIKIVFISFIVFGGILYLNLRSLLIVLGVFGLIFLMFIFTIVSRYIIKLVSRFPTFNFVSLKLGLRSIERNHWTVATALLAIAIGLGSVGGVLTTGEGLKDFVADAFSSFADYDIQINGIPDSKISDMEERLLLMEEVKTVYKTTDEFSGFNLNIDKVNGKPISRYISDFTEEKRIKAEERCINVNLGGRNIEFNPLNPVTFKTVGGRLLGKEDIGKNNIIVSTQCVDTFGFGVGDTITFRYNDYYFDMKIVGVYAPSFQGGGPPSSNLGIITSIETQDRIRRSSSNKEFNILEVNGVKLSDYAKLLPEDQSKLIPILSKTSVNIVGLDVEVEYFGPYGSEEIIISKRLAESFRLKIGDSITLEENEYMKTFVIQDIREGPFNKESDIIIPYSALKGTFPDIYTYTLSVIAKEGQAPALSKKTKAMFSPEYYVFESSEVLSIVNRLIDQVVIPISLLASFSLFVAIIVISNTMYLSIIDRKREIGIMKAIGASNFTVLKNLAIENLAIGVVGGILSLVILYFAFFGLSLILQIEGTPISPLILGGIFFLSLVVSVIASIIPAYNTSKIRPLSVLRYE